The Nostoc sp. KVJ3 genomic interval CTTATTTAGATTTTCTGTGCTTTCCAACTGACCAAGCCACTTCTCCCCCCTTCCTTTGTCCTGCCCTGGTAAACACAAAACCAGCGTCTTCAAACTTTGAACCGTACCTACAAACTGTAGAAGAAGACAATTTTAGTAAAGTCGCCAGTTCACGAGTGCTGAGTAGCCAACCATTTTTATAAGCTTCTTCCAATGCCCTCAAATGAGCAACTGGATCATTTGCCAATCCCGGTAGCTGGCGGACAATCGCAGGAATTAGCCGTGTTACCAAACCTTCAATCACTTGCGAAAGTTGGCCGAACTGACTGGCGGTTAGTCCGGCGACTGTTAACTGACTGTCAGACTCTATGCCAGAATCAAAATTCTCTGACTGACCGCCTCCATGACTTGCATATTGGTCGGCAAAGTCCGCCATGCTACCACCCGCTTTCATGTGGGCATCTAGCTGGTCAAGCAACTCTAACTGCTCTCCACTGACATAAGACTTATTGCCAATTTTGGTTGGCTTGATGCCTAACCGATTGATCCGATCGTAGAGAACAGATTTAACAATCCCGTACTTATCAGGAAGCTGTGCTACTGGCACTCGGTCTAGTTTGGTCATAGTCGGCGGTCTGACTGGCAGACAGTTTGTGTAACAGCATACACCTTGGTACTGGGAATTAGCAACTGTATCTACCAGCATCAGCCGTCAGAGCGATCGCTAATTTTCTCCCAGCCCCCTAATTGCCGATGTCGTCAAACTAGTATTTCCCGCCAAAGAGCGAGTCACATTCAATCGCAAACTAACTTGTTAAATAAAGACACAGAAATAATCGTTGTATTTAGCAAAGTTTGCGCCTGATTAAAATCAGAATCCCCCGTAATCAAAAAATCAGCTTCGGCTGCTACAGCACAAGCTAAAAACTTTGCATCTTTTCTATCTCTTGGAAAATCAATTGACACATTGACATCAATTAGCGTCGCAAATGTATCAATAATTTCAAACCATGACGTTCTCACTTCATCTGTCAACTTAAACTTCGGGCGACTTAATACCTCCTTATATTCCGCTACAATTTCCAATGAAACAATCCATTCCCAGTCGGGATTATCAAAAATAAACTGAATAACTGCTCTTGGGACTCTACCCTTAAGGACAGCAGAAACTAAAACATTCGTGTCAATAACAACTTTCATTCTCCGCGTCGGTAAGCTTCAATCTCTGCTGTTATTTCGGCTTCGCTAATATCTTGTACTCCTGGTAGCGACTGTGTTTTATCAAATAAATCTCTCAGCTTTTTACTAATAGATGCTCTGGGGTTCTCCTCAGCTAAGATAATTATTTCTACTCGCTGTCCTGCTTGAAAAGGTAAATCAGATAATATTACTTGCTTTGGATCTGTAATGGTGATGTATTTTTTGTAAGCGTTCATAATTCCTTACTGACTTAAAAAACCAAAGTGGAGATGGCATTTTCTTTCTGCTGCTCAGTCACACCCAAATATCGCTCCAGGGCTGCAAGTGAGCGATGACCGCTGATAGATTGAATGTGGCGCAGGGGTACTCCTGAATCACTCATCCACGTTAACGCCGTCCGCCGAAAGCTGTGAGAAGACATCCCGCGCTCATCCAAATCCACCCGTCGCAGTGCCTCACGTAATATTCGGTCAGCGCTGGCCTTATGAATATGTCCCAACCCGTGACGACCGGGGAACAAATGCGGATTTCTCCCTTTTAACTCAATACTATATTCTTCTAAAAATTCCTTCAGTTTGGGATGTACTTGAATTTCTCTGGTATCCTGCCCCCCCTTAGTGTTGTAGGCTCTGATAATCAGCTTGGGTCTAATGCCCCTTGTGCCAATGATATCGCCGCGCTGCAAAGTGCAGCTTTCATTGATTCGGGCAGCCGCATAAAGGCACACGCCAAACAAAGCGTGATCGCGGGGCTTAACAAGTCCCTCGCTAAATAGTAAGGTTATCTCTTGAGGGTTAAGGATTTCGGACTTGCCGAAGCGATTGATTTTCATAGGGAATATTTTACGCGCACTAAGGTTACTTTGTTCGCCTAAACCTCCTTTACCTTAATCTCTCGTGAACAGTGAGATGGTGGTTTAATAATGCTTATGAATCACGCTGGCTGTATGCCTGATTCCCTCGTCAAAGCATAAGTAATTCTTATTTAAGTGCCTGATTCCACAATGACGACATCGGATTGACTCATTTCGTCTCTGGCCTTCTTGCCAATATCTCGACGAATACTTTGTAAAACCTCTAGACCCGTGCGTTGAGTATTGGGGTTAGCTGACCACATAGCGTTGACTGCAATTTCAGATCCTTGCAAAAATGCGTGTACTGCTCCGACGAAGTAATCACCATCACGGTAGTCTAGGCGGACTAGGTAAACTCGATTAAAGTCTTTGTAGAAGGTATTTTTTAACTCACTGGCTTTTTGATAATCGGGGTGTTCCTCAGTCAAGTAGGTAATTTTTGGTTTGTTGGGCTGAGTGAATCCTCCTGATTTCGCCCAATTGGGGTCTAACATGGGGTTTTTGGGATAAACCCTCGAAAAGGGGGATTATGAAAAGTGAGTTTTGACGCTATCACCCTATAACTCTTGCCAGATAAGATTCTTGGCTAAACCCCGTCTCAGAAAGTGTACAATTTGAGACTTGTCTGAATTATGTCTCTTTACATGTCTCAAAATGCCATTCTTAGATCGTCTAAGAAATAGTGATAATCTTCACCCTGACTAGCTTTCACCGTTCGCGTACTAATCAAAAGAGTGAAGTACCATTCAACAACAAATTCTAGAATCCCCCTTTTCGGGGGTTAATGCAAAAAACCCCCATTTCCGGTGGGATTTCCAGCCCCGTTTGGTCGATTTGTTATCAAACTGGAAGTTCAATAATAAATTCCGCTCCCTCACCGGGTTGAGAACAACAATACAAGTTCCCGCCATGTTTCTCAACAACAATTTGACGAGCGATCGCTAATCCTAGTCCTGTTCCTTTGCCCACTGCTTTAGTAGTAAAAGATTGCTCAAATATACATTCCTTCACATCTGGCATCATACCAGGGCCATTATCAGAAATGTGAATCAAAACCTGTTGTCGATCTTCAGATAATTTTGTGCGAACTCCGATTTGGTTAGGGTTGTCCTTAATATATTCAAAACTGCATATCTGGTTCGATTCTTCTAAAGCATCAATTGCATTTGCTAACAAGTTCATGAAGACTTGATTCAGTTGTCCAGCATAACATTTTACTAAGGGTAAATCTCCATAGTCTTTCACTACTTGTATTTCCGGTCGAGTCTCATTACCTTTCAGACGGTGTTTAAGAATTAATAAAGTACTCTCTAGACCTTCGTGAATGTTAAAAGAAATGGGGCGATCGCTATCATCTCGTGAGAAGATACGCAAACTGGCACTAATGGCTTTGAGCCGATTTACCCCTGACTCCATAGAAATAATCAACTTTGGTAAATCTTCTCGCAAATATTCCAAATCAATTGTTTCAATTTCATCATAAATATCTGGATCAAAATTGGGATATTTCTCTTGATACAAGTCAATCAAGCCAAACAAGTCTTGTACGTAATCTTTTGCTGGTTGCAGATTGCCTACCAAAAAGCCCACTGGATTATTGATCTCATGAGCTACCCCAGCCACAAGATTGCCCAAAGCTGACATTTTTTCAGTCTGAATAAGTTGCACTTGCATTTGCTGGAGTTGGTTAAGTGTCTGTTCCGCTTTCTCTTTTTCTTGAACAAGTGCAGATGTACGTTGTTGAACACGCACTTCTAGTTCTTGATTGATTTGCTCTAGCAGATTTTTTGCTTCTTTGAGATCGAGTTCTGCCTGTTTTCGTAGGGTGATATCTGTGGCCAGAAGAGAATATTGATCAATAATTCCCTCGGAATTGTAAATTGGCTGCCCATCCATCAAAAGCCATAATTGAGTAGAATCATCATCACGGTAATAGACAAACTCAAACTTAAAGCTCTCGCCTTTAATAAGCTGCTCTCGAATATAAGTTT includes:
- a CDS encoding winged helix-turn-helix domain-containing protein, translated to MLVDTVANSQYQGVCCYTNCLPVRPPTMTKLDRVPVAQLPDKYGIVKSVLYDRINRLGIKPTKIGNKSYVSGEQLELLDQLDAHMKAGGSMADFADQYASHGGGQSENFDSGIESDSQLTVAGLTASQFGQLSQVIEGLVTRLIPAIVRQLPGLANDPVAHLRALEEAYKNGWLLSTRELATLLKLSSSTVCRYGSKFEDAGFVFTRAGQRKGGEVAWSVGKHRKSK
- a CDS encoding putative toxin-antitoxin system toxin component, PIN family; amino-acid sequence: MKVVIDTNVLVSAVLKGRVPRAVIQFIFDNPDWEWIVSLEIVAEYKEVLSRPKFKLTDEVRTSWFEIIDTFATLIDVNVSIDFPRDRKDAKFLACAVAAEADFLITGDSDFNQAQTLLNTTIISVSLFNKLVCD
- a CDS encoding tyrosine-type recombinase/integrase, with product MKINRFGKSEILNPQEITLLFSEGLVKPRDHALFGVCLYAAARINESCTLQRGDIIGTRGIRPKLIIRAYNTKGGQDTREIQVHPKLKEFLEEYSIELKGRNPHLFPGRHGLGHIHKASADRILREALRRVDLDERGMSSHSFRRTALTWMSDSGVPLRHIQSISGHRSLAALERYLGVTEQQKENAISTLVF
- a CDS encoding sensor histidine kinase → MFDLPMVVTQALANRQDLLIALIDRAGRLLWANQTFAFYSKRSIEELLGQKFFHILSLNSQNLPQQTYIREQLIKGESFKFEFVYYRDDDSTQLWLLMDGQPIYNSEGIIDQYSLLATDITLRKQAELDLKEAKNLLEQINQELEVRVQQRTSALVQEKEKAEQTLNQLQQMQVQLIQTEKMSALGNLVAGVAHEINNPVGFLVGNLQPAKDYVQDLFGLIDLYQEKYPNFDPDIYDEIETIDLEYLREDLPKLIISMESGVNRLKAISASLRIFSRDDSDRPISFNIHEGLESTLLILKHRLKGNETRPEIQVVKDYGDLPLVKCYAGQLNQVFMNLLANAIDALEESNQICSFEYIKDNPNQIGVRTKLSEDRQQVLIHISDNGPGMMPDVKECIFEQSFTTKAVGKGTGLGLAIARQIVVEKHGGNLYCCSQPGEGAEFIIELPV